One Pseudanabaena sp. ABRG5-3 DNA segment encodes these proteins:
- a CDS encoding GGDEF domain-containing protein, giving the protein MHTKIMTNVGDLDKSVSNEEISLKLVLEQSEDIKEKVKEAAEQIGSVNAVLKQEEKGSCPYPTIEEAIAQNEAAEQKVTKAVGDLHQVNTELAKQIAERIDIELELKQTKSDLFDIRADLSKSQVKEKDAIYIALHDSLTGLPNRLLLEQRLDHGLTQARRYGWKLAILFIDLDKFKNINDSYGHDIGDRLLVTVAKRLQDSVRGEDMVSRWGGDEFICLLLNIKHEADVISLANKMVEQISEECNFDGMMVSISATIGIALCPRDGETAEILFKQVDRAMYRSKGTHQRVMLFSEDILDV; this is encoded by the coding sequence ATGCACACCAAAATCATGACAAATGTAGGTGATTTGGATAAGTCAGTAAGCAATGAAGAAATTTCTCTTAAACTTGTCCTTGAGCAAAGTGAAGATATCAAAGAAAAAGTCAAAGAAGCGGCTGAACAAATTGGTTCGGTAAATGCCGTTCTCAAGCAAGAAGAAAAAGGCAGTTGTCCATACCCGACTATTGAAGAAGCGATCGCTCAGAATGAAGCGGCTGAGCAAAAAGTAACTAAAGCTGTAGGAGATTTACATCAGGTTAATACTGAACTCGCTAAGCAGATTGCTGAAAGAATTGATATTGAATTAGAACTGAAACAGACCAAAAGTGATCTATTTGATATACGTGCCGATTTATCAAAATCCCAAGTCAAAGAGAAAGATGCAATATATATTGCACTGCATGACTCATTAACGGGGCTTCCCAATCGTTTACTACTAGAGCAACGTCTTGATCATGGATTAACCCAAGCTAGAAGATATGGTTGGAAACTGGCGATCCTATTTATTGACCTAGATAAATTTAAGAACATTAATGATTCCTATGGTCATGATATTGGTGATAGGTTATTGGTCACTGTCGCAAAACGTTTACAAGACTCTGTACGCGGCGAAGATATGGTCAGTCGATGGGGTGGTGATGAATTTATCTGTCTTCTATTGAATATTAAGCATGAAGCCGATGTAATTAGCCTTGCAAACAAGATGGTTGAGCAGATTTCTGAGGAATGTAATTTTGACGGAATGATGGTTTCCATAAGCGCTACGATTGGAATCGCTCTATGTCCTAGGGATGGAGAAACGGCTGAAATCCTCTTTAAACAAGTTGATCGGGCTATGTATAGATCTAAAGGAACACACCAGCGAGTGATGCTGTTTAGTGAAGATATTTTGGATGTTTGA
- a CDS encoding MFS transporter, which yields MIIETYAEEEERELKVSVRTSLRASSIDGSLSTVFSNITGGVLLSSFLIDLGASPFEIGMVASLPMLANLLQPLGALLSNRSHSRHDYGIWTFLPARLIWLVLLVGIILKGVNTDLSRELVYLTLTLVITSNILAAMGSASWMSWLAALVPVKLRGRYYSVRSIVSNVTGLLCLPIASFIITNWQGGSITGYGLVLSVSILAGVASLTCQHLMIDVNPQKYQTKYQAEPEKEQHQINLFDHLIAPFRDHNLIFFLVYVALWGFAVNLSTPFFNLYMLENLGVDITWVTLFSSLSSGANMLMLLVWGRLSDRFGNRPLLIFVGIAIAITPLFWLLTGISQVQEQLWLYLIIFHLFLGGTWAAIDLGSNNIQIGIAPVEHHATFFAIVSAIAGVSSALGTTVGATLAQYAHYEGIFGVFFLSAIFRLVAIIPLIFVHENY from the coding sequence TTGATCATCGAAACCTATGCTGAAGAAGAAGAAAGAGAACTAAAAGTATCTGTTCGTACTAGCCTCCGTGCATCCAGTATTGATGGTAGTTTATCAACGGTTTTTAGTAATATCACAGGAGGTGTTCTACTTAGTAGCTTTTTGATCGATTTAGGCGCGAGTCCCTTTGAGATTGGGATGGTAGCTTCTCTACCTATGTTAGCGAATCTCTTGCAACCTTTAGGAGCGTTATTATCTAATCGCTCTCATAGTCGTCATGACTATGGAATCTGGACATTTTTACCAGCGAGACTGATTTGGCTCGTTCTCCTTGTCGGCATTATTCTAAAAGGTGTAAATACTGACTTATCTAGGGAGCTAGTCTATTTAACATTAACTTTAGTCATTACTTCCAATATCTTAGCGGCGATGGGTAGTGCTTCTTGGATGAGTTGGCTCGCCGCATTAGTTCCCGTAAAGTTACGGGGACGATACTATAGTGTGCGTAGCATCGTTAGTAATGTCACAGGCTTACTCTGTTTACCGATCGCTAGTTTTATCATCACTAATTGGCAAGGCGGAAGTATTACTGGATATGGTCTGGTGCTGAGTGTGAGCATCTTAGCAGGGGTAGCGAGTTTGACCTGTCAACACTTGATGATCGATGTTAATCCTCAGAAATACCAAACTAAATATCAAGCTGAACCAGAAAAAGAACAGCACCAAATAAATCTATTTGATCATCTCATCGCTCCATTTCGAGATCATAACCTCATCTTTTTTCTAGTCTATGTGGCACTTTGGGGCTTTGCCGTTAATCTCAGTACTCCCTTTTTTAATCTCTATATGTTAGAGAATCTCGGTGTCGATATCACTTGGGTAACTCTATTTAGTAGTCTATCCAGTGGTGCAAATATGCTGATGTTATTGGTATGGGGAAGATTAAGCGATCGTTTTGGCAATCGTCCTTTATTAATCTTCGTAGGTATAGCGATCGCGATTACGCCTTTATTCTGGTTGCTGACGGGGATATCGCAAGTGCAAGAACAATTGTGGCTATATCTAATCATCTTTCATCTTTTTTTAGGCGGGACTTGGGCGGCGATCGATCTAGGCAGTAATAATATTCAGATTGGAATTGCGCCTGTAGAACATCACGCAACTTTTTTTGCGATCGTCTCTGCGATCGCAGGTGTCAGCAGTGCATTAGGTACAACCGTAGGTGCTACTTTAGCCCAATATGCCCATTACGAAGGAATCTTTGGAGTGTTTTTCCTTTCTGCAATTTTTCGTTTAGTTGCAATTATCCCTCTAATATTTGTCCATGAGAATTATTAA
- a CDS encoding YggT family protein, whose amino-acid sequence MNDNQRDENNLERRQDLLQDEETFRLRQEEKRLGTAQRSNTYIWIVNSIYWLGGLLEILLGLRFVLRLFGANPQNEFAQLINNLSAPFIAPFSTLFISPTSDRGANIFDVNIVIAIIAYALLSYLLVSLVRFIFYNRV is encoded by the coding sequence ATGAATGACAATCAGCGTGATGAAAATAATCTCGAACGTCGTCAAGACTTACTACAGGATGAGGAAACCTTTCGCCTCCGACAAGAAGAGAAGCGTTTAGGAACTGCTCAGAGAAGTAATACCTATATCTGGATAGTAAATAGTATTTATTGGTTAGGAGGATTGCTGGAAATCTTGCTAGGACTAAGGTTTGTGCTTCGCCTATTTGGAGCTAATCCTCAAAATGAATTTGCACAATTGATTAATAATTTATCAGCTCCTTTTATAGCACCATTTTCCACCTTATTCATTAGTCCCACTTCAGATAGAGGTGCAAATATTTTTGATGTGAATATTGTGATTGCGATTATTGCCTATGCACTCTTAAGTTATCTTCTTGTGTCTTTAGTAAGATTCATTTTCTACAATAGAGTATAA
- a CDS encoding sterol desaturase family protein yields MLDHSFGFYGIALFGIILVRYFLVAGGMYLFFYARQSLLEPDLRHPPDRKLIQSDIKLSVLSAAVFAIASALILSSYSLGITRLYSDPQQYGFWYLGISYVLVLILQDTYFYFTHRLFHHPSLFHWVHQGHHRSHHPTPWTSFAFDPLEAIVSSLFLISIVLILPLHFVTLIAVLTTMTIWAVLNHLGIDRLPLSFPHHWLGKWFIGPDHHSIHHLKYNRHYGLYFTFWDKLLSTEDPNFMKKLNE; encoded by the coding sequence TTGTTAGACCACTCATTTGGTTTCTATGGTATTGCCTTATTTGGCATTATTCTCGTTAGATATTTTCTGGTAGCGGGGGGAATGTACCTATTCTTTTATGCACGCCAATCATTGTTAGAGCCTGATCTACGACATCCTCCCGATAGGAAATTAATTCAAAGCGATATTAAACTTTCGGTGCTTTCGGCAGCAGTATTTGCGATCGCCTCAGCCTTAATTTTATCAAGCTATAGTTTGGGAATTACGCGCCTATACAGCGATCCACAACAGTATGGATTTTGGTATTTAGGTATAAGCTACGTCTTAGTTTTGATTCTTCAGGATACCTATTTTTACTTTACCCATCGTCTATTTCATCACCCATCACTTTTTCATTGGGTACATCAAGGACACCATCGATCGCACCATCCCACACCTTGGACTTCCTTTGCCTTTGATCCATTGGAAGCGATCGTGAGTTCGCTCTTTCTGATTAGCATAGTTTTGATCCTGCCATTGCACTTCGTCACTTTGATAGCAGTACTAACGACAATGACAATTTGGGCTGTATTAAACCATTTAGGAATAGATCGACTTCCTCTCTCTTTTCCCCATCATTGGCTAGGAAAGTGGTTTATTGGTCCTGATCATCATTCTATTCATCATCTTAAGTACAATCGGCACTATGGGCTTTATTTCACATTTTGGGATAAGTTACTCAGTACTGAAGATCCAAATTTCATGAAGAAATTGAATGAGTAA
- a CDS encoding CsbD family protein — protein MSLENRAKATAKNVEGKIQESVGDLTGNTKDQVEGKAKQAEAKVRHAAEDVKDEVKKAIE, from the coding sequence ATGAGTTTGGAAAATAGAGCTAAGGCAACAGCAAAAAATGTCGAAGGTAAAATCCAAGAATCAGTAGGCGACCTCACTGGAAATACTAAAGATCAAGTAGAAGGCAAGGCAAAACAAGCTGAGGCGAAAGTACGTCACGCTGCTGAAGATGTTAAAGATGAAGTCAAAAAGGCTATTGAATAG
- a CDS encoding CsbD family protein: MGLLKQIRSLLINIGLAVFLSAFMVVGTGSGLAAIAFTPIISQTQYIATTSQDNTAKNIEGKAQEALGKLTGNLQTESAGKEKQFKAKTLEGMNNSFVNPNYKPSGESDPTENLARETTEDVENQIGDTFK; encoded by the coding sequence ATGGGTTTACTTAAACAAATTCGCAGTCTTCTGATCAACATTGGTTTAGCTGTATTTCTTTCAGCTTTTATGGTTGTAGGAACTGGATCTGGGTTGGCTGCGATCGCATTTACTCCAATCATCAGCCAAACACAATATATCGCAACTACAAGTCAAGATAATACCGCCAAAAATATTGAGGGTAAAGCGCAAGAAGCTCTTGGTAAACTGACTGGTAATCTGCAAACAGAATCTGCTGGGAAAGAAAAGCAATTTAAAGCTAAAACCTTAGAAGGGATGAATAATAGTTTTGTCAATCCCAACTATAAACCTAGTGGTGAAAGCGATCCAACAGAAAATCTTGCCCGTGAAACAACAGAAGATGTAGAGAACCAGATTGGTGATACTTTCAAGTAA
- a CDS encoding IS1 family transposase (programmed frameshift), whose translation MECPHCQSQKVIKNGKHHHQDGKAIQNYLCKGCGKRFSERTGTPMSRLRTPASVVSLALKMRSEGMGIRASGRVLEKSHVSIMRWEQKLATQSQQWSPSAPAGGDITVEGDEVYTRVGENLPPLKSKGWTVTFIERRSRYWIVAKAGLKTTELFAKATKTAWQWAKASQYIRWFTDGERRYAQQLWQMASVRLKSTEVSREYGHRKVWRHGLEVAIKIKSSQGYRRVEWLKPEHPYTAISDKSDVHANHNEANNSALRRRCSAYRRRQNLYAKNTEGLQRAVTVQRLVHNWVRPHVGLGKNKTPVMAIGLFHRPLSMLELLSLRGFHSLTI comes from the exons ATGGAATGCCCCCACTGCCAGAGCCAAAAGGTCATCAAAAATGGCAAACATCACCACCAAGATGGCAAAGCTATCCAGAACTATTTGTGTAAAGGATGCGGCAAGAGATTTAGTGAAAGGACAGGAACACCAATGTCAAGGCTGAGAACACCAGCAAGTGTCGTATCCTTAGCCCTGAAGATGAGGAGTGAAGGGATGGGAATCAGAGCCAGTGGGAGAGTACTAGAAAAATCCCATGTCAGCATCATGAGATGGGAGCAAAAATTGGCAACCCAGTCACAGCAATGGAGTCCATCTGCCCCAGCAGGAGGGGATATAACAGTCGAAGGAGATGAGGTTTACACTCGCGTAGGCGAGAACCTTCCCCCCCTC AAGTCAAAAGGATGGACAGTGACATTCATCGAACGTAGGAGTCGCTATTGGATTGTTGCCAAGGCAGGACTCAAAACCACTGAGTTATTTGCTAAAGCCACCAAAACAGCATGGCAATGGGCAAAGGCAAGTCAATACATCCGATGGTTTACCGATGGAGAAAGACGCTATGCCCAACAACTATGGCAAATGGCAAGTGTGCGCCTCAAATCCACTGAAGTAAGTCGTGAGTATGGACATCGGAAGGTATGGCGACATGGATTAGAAGTTGCTATCAAAATTAAAAGTTCACAGGGCTATCGTCGTGTCGAATGGCTCAAACCAGAGCATCCCTATACGGCTATTAGCGATAAGAGTGACGTTCATGCCAATCACAATGAAGCAAACAATAGTGCTTTGAGAAGGAGGTGTAGCGCTTATCGCCGTAGACAAAACCTTTATGCGAAGAATACCGAAGGATTACAACGAGCAGTCACTGTGCAAAGATTAGTTCACAACTGGGTGAGACCTCATGTGGGCTTAGGGAAAAATAAGACTCCAGTTATGGCGATCGGGCTTTTTCATCGACCGCTTTCCATGCTAGAGTTGCTCTCACTACGGGGTTTTCACTCCCTCACGATTTAA
- a CDS encoding glycoside hydrolase 100 family protein, whose amino-acid sequence MKEELLVQLAKSILYEQALVKVDGEFVGAIASIPKNKNSQDLNYNEVFIRDNVPVMIYLLLEGRFEIVRHFLNTCLRLQALVS is encoded by the coding sequence ATGAAAGAAGAATTATTAGTGCAACTAGCCAAATCTATTTTATATGAACAAGCATTAGTCAAGGTTGATGGTGAATTTGTTGGTGCGATCGCTTCAATTCCCAAAAATAAAAATAGTCAAGACTTAAACTACAACGAGGTTTTCATTCGGGATAATGTGCCTGTAATGATTTATCTATTACTCGAAGGAAGATTTGAGATTGTCAGACATTTTCTAAATACTTGCTTGCGATTGCAGGCACTGGTCAGTTAA